Proteins from a single region of Nitrososphaerales archaeon:
- a CDS encoding MFS transporter, with product MREPEPASGLPRWTILSVTTLSSFMVALDSNIVTIALPAMSKGLSSGVSLLGWVVTGYIIAAAALVLQAGKMGDNYGKKRVYLLGFAIFGFASALCGLSQSAVELVTFRVVQGIGASVLTATGLPLIFASFRPNERGSAIGVNSIAWGMGAVAGPLLGGILTQIDWRFIFYVNVPVAAAAILVAFRRIPAALDVRGGNASRLNLVNATLLGLAVTLVMLWLSFFDYRLVPAAILAAGLFVAAEARSGNPILNKELMRNRGFVYSVLALALMQIGFFGITFVMSFYFQSISGFSPVVAGLWISPLPVALAVFNPIGGRVFDRLRRSAVASIVGGLLAAGSVVVLSATMGSASPGLYVAALLGVVGVGGGLVWAPSIASALKFARQELRGVANGTAFTLIFIAYAVSVALVVSVSAASLPPTLVGQIYLGSVSGLTAPQAALFAGGLSKALLALAVVILASIPLYFLVMREQGRRFRPYAPTPAGSGAPETMTAPAGQG from the coding sequence GTGAGAGAGCCCGAGCCAGCCAGCGGACTGCCGCGCTGGACCATACTCTCTGTGACGACCCTCAGCTCCTTCATGGTAGCGCTTGACTCGAACATAGTCACGATTGCGCTGCCTGCGATGTCGAAGGGGTTGTCGTCTGGGGTGTCACTCCTTGGATGGGTGGTCACGGGCTACATCATCGCTGCCGCGGCGCTGGTGCTTCAGGCTGGGAAGATGGGGGACAACTACGGCAAGAAGAGGGTCTACCTGTTAGGCTTCGCCATTTTCGGTTTCGCCTCTGCCCTCTGCGGCCTGAGTCAAAGCGCCGTCGAGCTGGTGACCTTCCGAGTGGTTCAGGGAATCGGGGCCTCTGTGCTGACCGCCACGGGACTTCCGCTGATCTTCGCCTCGTTCCGACCCAACGAGAGGGGTTCGGCGATAGGAGTCAATTCTATCGCGTGGGGCATGGGTGCTGTCGCCGGTCCTCTCCTCGGCGGCATACTGACGCAGATTGACTGGAGGTTCATCTTCTACGTTAACGTGCCAGTCGCGGCCGCAGCCATCCTGGTCGCGTTCAGGCGGATTCCCGCCGCGCTCGATGTGAGGGGCGGGAACGCAAGCAGGTTGAACCTCGTCAACGCGACTTTGCTCGGGCTGGCGGTCACTCTAGTGATGCTTTGGCTGAGCTTCTTCGACTACAGGCTGGTGCCGGCGGCAATCTTGGCAGCGGGCCTCTTCGTGGCTGCGGAGGCGAGGTCGGGGAACCCTATCCTCAACAAGGAGCTGATGCGAAACAGGGGTTTCGTCTACTCCGTCCTTGCCCTTGCGCTGATGCAGATTGGGTTCTTCGGGATAACGTTCGTCATGTCATTCTACTTCCAGTCGATATCCGGCTTCTCTCCGGTCGTTGCCGGCCTGTGGATATCGCCCCTGCCCGTGGCGCTGGCAGTCTTCAACCCCATAGGAGGGAGGGTCTTCGACAGGTTGCGGAGGTCGGCGGTGGCCTCCATCGTCGGTGGACTGCTGGCGGCCGGCTCCGTGGTCGTGCTGAGCGCAACGATGGGTTCTGCCTCGCCCGGGCTGTACGTCGCCGCTCTGCTCGGGGTGGTTGGCGTGGGAGGAGGCTTGGTGTGGGCGCCGTCCATCGCCTCTGCGCTGAAGTTCGCCCGGCAGGAGCTCCGCGGGGTCGCAAACGGCACGGCTTTCACTCTCATCTTCATAGCCTACGCAGTCAGCGTGGCCCTCGTGGTCTCTGTATCAGCCGCCTCGCTGCCGCCCACGCTGGTCGGGCAGATCTACCTCGGGAGCGTCTCCGGGCTGACAGCGCCACAGGCAGCCCTCTTCGCGGGTGGCCTCTCGAAGGCGCTCTTGGCCCTCGCCGTGGTCATCCTGGCCTCCATTCCGCTGTACTTCTTGGTCATGAGGGAGCAAGGAAGGCGCTTCCGTCCCTACGCACCCACCCCGGCAGGCTCGGGGGCCCCAGAAACGATGACGGCCCCGGCTGGCCAAGGATAG
- a CDS encoding ABC transporter permease, protein MNVYLRLTYRNLRANLDRITLFFELIFPLFFIVQGYALGGIIPPFEVGGVTFSYPVFLAAGAVTLTVINSGTNAGTQLWFDRKNGMFEQILMGPFTRAQYILSIIFATLILGIAGSLLVFLIAIPVLGGRLSLTVEGGALVAVAIFLGTMFFGTFAIAISVALRSSETFQIVSTFAFFVFLFTSSVFYPPNFAPPAIQVVSYLNPLTYTTNLFRAGLFGGITPIVIAQLLVLAVESVAMFALAVLAFRRIRV, encoded by the coding sequence TTGAACGTCTACCTCCGGCTCACCTACAGGAACCTGCGGGCCAACCTGGACAGGATCACCCTGTTCTTCGAACTCATCTTCCCACTCTTCTTCATCGTGCAGGGCTACGCCCTAGGTGGAATCATCCCTCCGTTCGAAGTGGGCGGTGTGACGTTCAGCTACCCGGTCTTCCTCGCCGCCGGCGCTGTCACCCTCACGGTCATCAACTCGGGTACGAACGCGGGCACGCAGCTGTGGTTCGACAGGAAGAACGGGATGTTCGAGCAAATCCTGATGGGCCCCTTCACAAGGGCCCAGTACATCCTGAGCATCATCTTCGCCACGCTGATACTTGGAATCGCGGGCTCTCTGCTCGTCTTTCTCATCGCCATACCCGTTCTCGGCGGGAGACTATCTCTGACTGTAGAAGGCGGTGCCCTAGTGGCAGTGGCGATTTTCCTTGGCACGATGTTCTTCGGCACATTCGCGATTGCGATATCCGTCGCACTGAGGTCTTCCGAGACATTCCAGATCGTGTCGACTTTCGCGTTCTTCGTCTTCCTCTTCACCTCGTCCGTGTTCTATCCACCCAACTTCGCGCCGCCCGCGATTCAAGTTGTGAGCTACTTGAATCCCCTCACCTACACTACGAACCTCTTCAGGGCGGGCCTCTTCGGAGGGATAACGCCCATCGTCATCGCCCAGCTGCTTGTCCTAGCAGTCGAATCTGTTGCGATGTTCGCGCTGGCAGTCCTAGCATTCAGAAGAATCAGGGTCTGA
- a CDS encoding CBS domain-containing protein: MPKAKPKAPSMKTKDLMQVPPVTVGEDATIEEVAGIMWNKNIGSAIIVNEVGAMEGIVTERDIIFAVTKSLTGKEIPVSSIMSRTALVASPNEDLTTTIDRMIKAGVRHLPVLDKEGTPVGMISMRDALNISEPLLKFILQSTRKKRRGR; this comes from the coding sequence TTGCCAAAGGCCAAGCCAAAGGCGCCGAGCATGAAGACGAAGGACCTGATGCAGGTGCCTCCAGTCACAGTCGGCGAGGACGCGACGATAGAGGAGGTCGCAGGAATCATGTGGAACAAGAACATCGGCAGTGCGATCATAGTGAACGAAGTTGGCGCGATGGAAGGAATCGTCACAGAGAGGGACATAATCTTCGCGGTTACAAAGTCGTTGACCGGTAAGGAAATCCCGGTTTCGAGCATAATGTCCAGGACAGCGCTAGTCGCCTCCCCCAACGAGGACCTCACGACAACCATCGACAGGATGATCAAAGCCGGGGTGCGTCATCTCCCCGTCCTCGACAAGGAGGGTACCCCTGTTGGCATGATTTCGATGCGCGACGCACTCAACATCAGCGAGCCGTTGCTGAAGTTCATCCTCCAGTCGACGAGGAAGAAACGGAGAGGTCGCTGA
- a CDS encoding TrpB-like pyridoxal phosphate-dependent enzyme, whose amino-acid sequence MRVDQIILSPEEVPKKWYNIIPDIPGGLPPPKEPGDGESRIEGLKKRLVGECLKQEGSTSSWIDIPEEVRELYIHAGRPRPLYRARRMEEALHLKKVRIYYKREDLSPTGSHKVNTALAQAYYAAKEGKRTLVTETGAGQWGTALAYASRLMGLDTAVFWVRTVYDWKPERKALMQLYGARVYASPSSETPFGRRLLAQDPKHPGSLGIAVSEGLEYTDLGADRAYCLGSVLNHVLIHQSVIGLESIKQLESVDDSPDLVVACLGGGSNFGGIALPFLGEVLKGKRKCEFLAAQSEAAPNLVKGEYRYDFGDTAGHTPLLKMYTLGHETSMTPIRSDGLRYHAAAPIISALRSKGYIRAVAYPSDEQLVFEAAKLFLETEGWLIAGESAHAVRAAIDEARSSEEKGEEKCILVNISGHGFLDLDAYRSKLHL is encoded by the coding sequence GTGCGCGTCGACCAAATCATTCTATCCCCGGAAGAGGTCCCGAAGAAATGGTACAACATAATCCCCGATATCCCAGGGGGGCTCCCGCCCCCGAAGGAGCCAGGGGACGGCGAATCTAGGATCGAGGGGCTGAAGAAGCGGCTTGTCGGAGAGTGCCTCAAGCAGGAGGGCTCCACCTCGAGCTGGATCGACATCCCTGAAGAAGTGAGGGAGCTGTACATCCACGCCGGGAGGCCCAGGCCCCTCTACAGGGCGAGGCGCATGGAGGAGGCGCTGCATCTGAAGAAGGTCAGAATCTACTACAAGAGGGAGGACCTCAGCCCGACGGGGTCTCACAAGGTCAACACCGCCCTGGCCCAGGCCTACTACGCTGCGAAGGAGGGGAAGAGGACCCTTGTCACAGAGACCGGGGCAGGCCAGTGGGGCACGGCCCTTGCCTATGCCTCGCGTTTGATGGGGCTCGACACCGCGGTCTTCTGGGTGAGGACGGTGTACGACTGGAAACCCGAGAGGAAGGCGTTGATGCAGCTCTACGGCGCGAGGGTCTACGCGTCCCCGAGCAGCGAGACGCCGTTCGGGCGGCGGCTCCTCGCCCAGGACCCCAAGCACCCCGGCTCCTTGGGAATCGCTGTCTCCGAGGGGCTCGAGTACACGGACCTTGGCGCAGATAGGGCATACTGCCTCGGCTCCGTCCTGAACCACGTGCTGATCCACCAGTCTGTGATCGGGCTCGAGTCTATCAAGCAGCTCGAGAGCGTCGACGACTCGCCCGACCTGGTGGTCGCCTGCCTCGGAGGAGGCTCCAACTTCGGGGGCATCGCCCTCCCGTTCCTAGGCGAGGTGTTGAAGGGGAAGAGGAAGTGCGAGTTCCTGGCAGCGCAGTCGGAGGCTGCTCCCAACCTCGTGAAGGGGGAGTACAGGTACGACTTCGGGGACACGGCTGGCCACACGCCCCTCCTGAAGATGTACACGCTCGGCCATGAGACGTCGATGACCCCCATCAGGTCAGACGGGCTGAGGTACCACGCTGCTGCACCCATCATAAGCGCGCTGAGGAGCAAGGGGTACATCAGGGCCGTGGCGTACCCGAGCGACGAGCAGCTCGTGTTCGAAGCCGCCAAGCTGTTCCTGGAGACCGAAGGCTGGCTGATAGCAGGCGAATCGGCGCACGCCGTCAGGGCCGCGATTGACGAGGCCAGGAGTTCGGAGGAGAAGGGGGAGGAGAAGTGCATCCTCGTCAACATCAGCGGGCACGGGTTCCTCGACCTGGACGCGTACAGGAGCAAGCTGCACCTCTAG